A section of the Hypomesus transpacificus isolate Combined female chromosome 1, fHypTra1, whole genome shotgun sequence genome encodes:
- the LOC124470969 gene encoding growth-regulated alpha protein-like — protein sequence MTTTTTMTTRVLMLLAMFVCVTLAQRSGSQRCLCHRTSSRLRTQPTEVEDIQIHPPGNSCDRIEFVVSLKNGLQYCLDPKMKLVQKILRSFTNKPLPTSPPQLPEQR from the exons ATGACGACCACCACTACCATGACAACCAGAGTCCTGATGCTCCTTgctatgtttgtctgtgtgaccCTGGCGCAGC gCTCAGGCAGTCAACGCTGTCTCTGCCACAGGACAAGCAGCAGACTGCGCACCCAGCCCACAGAAGTGGAGGACATCCAAATCCACCCACCAGGAAACTCCTGTGACAGGATTGAATTTGT TGTGAGTCTGAAGAACGGTCTGCAGTACTGCCTGGACCCAAAAATGAAGCTGGTTCAGAAGATACTCAGAAGTTTCAC GAACAAGCCCCTGCCCACCAGCCCACCTCAGCTTCCAGAGCAGCGCTGA
- the LOC124470457 gene encoding A disintegrin and metalloproteinase with thrombospondin motifs 2-like → MSLIELGNPSQSLENVCRWAFLQQKQDTGDAEYHDHAIFLTRQEFGPTGMQGYAPVTGMCHPVRSCTLNHEDGFSSAFVVAHETGHVLGMEHDGQGNRCGEEVHMGSIMAPLVQAAFHRFHWSRCSQQELGRYLHSYDCLRDDPFDHNWPSLPQLPGLHYSMNEQCRFDFGVGYMMCTALQKVGQTGQQYRTYDPCKQLWCSHPDNPFFCKTKKGPPIDGTMCGDGKHCFKGHCIWLTPDIIKQDGNWGSWSQYGECSRSCGGGVQFRTRDCDNPRPANGGRTCAGATYQFRLCSKEPCDELDSDPREQQCRVWNDRFEFYNRKHTWLPYEHPDTNKRCHLHCQSKETQDVVSMQRMVTDGTRCSYKDHFSVCVRGECEKVGCDGSVGSPQQEDNCGVCGGDNSSCKTIKDNINRIAKKHGTHKGFLKVLEIPRGARHLLIQELKATSHVLAVKNLVSGQFFLNAEGDYPESRSVIEKGVEWEYDNDNDKDTLQTNGPLRHGVLVMVRIYGEDEVNLSYKYIINADELTTIESNTLEEDSAYEWAFKKWSSCSRLCGGGKQIARYGCRRRADSKMVQRRFCKNLKVPLSDIQDCNKEACPPPEWVVGSWEACSKVCGDTGTQKRSVTCVQTFRNEAPREIHMKYCNDLRPVSRQACNRQPCPGQWREGPWSQCTVSCGNGTQRRVVSCGMPDTRNKCSERRPENVRTCRLAPCLKGSSDQSKNGNILIQWLSRPDPNSPNQRISSRQRCHGDRSVFCRMEVLKNYCSLPGYQRMCCKSCSNSTLTHTLPPSSTSPTRVNTSSTTRVTTSFLTRVTTSSTTGVSTSFTTSQPMVTSHPAPLPPPEIRDHSPHRDPTPTSTHTPIHTAYTTDTPIHTAYTTHTPDNWSDLTTSTWLDLPEYIPLSVTVPMETQTPPPELTPTTASLTTITMATTEQSPAQSTGEESNAIHLPVGLGGGDSYLSQTNQIARRRVFLRERTRNKRIEELLEEKRNFLLRMKRGHST, encoded by the exons ATGTCCCTGATCGAGCTGGGGAACCCGTCCCAGAGCCTGGAGAACGTGTGTCGCTGGGCCTTCCTGCAGCAGAAGCAGGACACGGGGGATGCTGAGTACCACGACCACGCCATCTTCCTCACACGCCAGGAGTTTGGACCCACCGGCATgcagg GTTACGCCCCGGTGACGGGCATGTGTCACCCAGTGAGGAGTTGCACCCTGAATCACGAGGACGGCTTCTCATCCGCCTTCGTGGTGGCCCATGAGACCGGACATGT GCTGGGTATGGAGCATGACGGCCAGGGGAACCGCTGTGGGGAGGAGGTCCACATGGGCAGCATCATGGCTCCCCTGGTTCAGGCGGCCTTCCACCGCTTCCACTGGTCCCGCTGCAGCCAGCAGGAGCTGGGGAGATACCTGCA ttCCTACGACTGTCTCCGTGACGACCCGTTTGACCATAATTGGCCGTCGTTGCCTCAGCTGCCGGGCCTGCACTACTCCATGAACGAGCAGTGTCGCTTCGACTTCGGAGTAGGCTACATGATGTGTACCGCG ctgCAAAAGGTTGGCCAAACAGGACAACAG TACCGGACCTATGACCCCTGTAAGCAGCTCTGGTGCAGTCACCCTGACAACCCCTTCTTCTGCAAGACCAAGAAGGGACCACCCATCGACGGTACCATGTGTGGAGACGGgaag CACTGCTTCAAAGGTCACTGCATCTGGCTGACCCCTGACATCATCAAGCAGGATGGGAACTGGGGCTCGTGGAGCCAGTACGGGGAGTGCTCACGCTCCTGCGGGGGAGGGGTGCAGTTCCGCACACGCGACTGTGACAACCCCAG GCCAGCTAACGGGGGCCGGACATGCGCGGGGGCCACCTACCAGTTCCGCCTGTGCAGCAAGGAGCCGTGTGACGAGCTGGACAGCGACCCCAGGGAGCAGCAGTGCCGCGTCTGGAACGACCGCTTCGAGTTCTACAACCGCAAGCACACCTGGCTGCCATATGAGCACCCTgaca ccaACAAGCGCTGCCACCTGCACTGTCAGTCCAAGGAGACCCAGGATGTGGTGTCCATGCAGAGGATGGTGACGGATGGAACACGATGCTCCTACAAAGACCActtcagcgtgtgtgtgcgcggggagtgtgag aAAGTGGGCTGTGATGGCTCAGTGGGGTCTCCTCAGCAGGAGGATAactgtggggtgtgtggtggAGACAACTCCAGCTGCAAGACCATCAAAGACAACATCAACCGCATCGCCAAGAAACACGGCACTCACAAag GTTTCCTCAAAGTCCTGGAGATTCCACGAGGAGCAAGACACCTGCTGATCCAGGAGCTGAAGGCTACCTCGCATGTTCTAG CGGTGAAGAACCTGGTGTCGGGGCAGTTCTTCCTGAACGCTGAGGGAGATTACCCAGAATCCCGTTCTGTCATCGAGAAGGGCGTGGAGTGGGAGTATGACAATGACAATGACAAGGACACCCTGCAGACCAACGGGCCTCTCCGGCATGGAGTCCTCgtcatg GTGAGGATCTATGGTGAGGACGAGGTGAACCTGTCCTATAAGTACATCATCAACGCAGACGAGCTGACCACCATCGAGAGCAACACACTGGAGGAGGACTCTGCCTACGAATGGGCCTTCAAGAAATGGTCCTCTTGCTCCCGGCTCTGCGGTGGAG GTAAGCAGATTGCTCGGTATggctgtaggaggagggcagacaGTAAGATGGTCCAAAGACGTTTCTGTAAGAACCTCAAGGTCCCTCTGTCAGACATTCAGGACTGCAACAAGGAGGCCTGTCCACCACCTGA GTGGGTGGTGGGTTCCTGGGAGGCCTGCAGCAAGGTGTGTGGAGACACGGGCACTCAGAAGCGCTCCGTCACGTGTGTCCAGACCTTCCGGAACGAGGCCCCCAGAGAGATCCACATGAAGTACTGCAACGACCTTCGACCCGTGTCACGCCAAGCCTGCAACCGCCAGCCCTGCCCTggccagtggagggaggggcCCTGGTCACAG tgcaCGGTGTCGTGTGGTAACGGCACCCAGCGCAGGGTGGTCAGCTGTGGCATGCCAGACACCAGGAACAAGTGTTcagagaggagaccagagaaCGTCCGCACCTGTCGCCTAGCACCCTGCCTCA AAGGCTCCTCCGACCAGAGCAAGAACGGCAACATCCTGATTCAGTGGTTGTCGCGTCCGGACCCAAACTCCCCCAACCAGCGCATCTCCTCCC GCCAGCGTTGTCACGGAGACCGATCAGTGTTCTGCCGGATGGAGGTTTTGAAGAACTACTGTTCTCTGCCGGGGTACCAGAGGATGTGCTGCAAGTCCTGTAGTAactccaccctcacacacaccctcccgcCCTCCAGTACCTCCCCCACCAGGGtcaacacctcctccaccaccagggTCACTACCTCCTTCCTCACCAGggtcaccacctcctccaccaccggggtctccacctccttcaccaCCAGTCAACCCATGGTCACCTCCCAtcctgcccctctgcccccaccTGAGATAAGAGACCACAGTCCTCACCGGGATCCCACACCGACATCAACACACACCCCTATACACACTGCATACACAACagacacacctatacacactgcatatacaacacacacacc TGATAATTGGTCAGATCTAACCACCTCTACCTGGCTAGACCTACCAGAGTACATCCCTCTCAGTGTCACTGTCCCCATGGAAACCCAGACGCCCCCTCCAGAACTGACCCCCACTACTGCATCTCTGACAacaatcaccatggcaaccacagaGCAGAGTCCTGCCCAGTCCACTGGGGAGGAAAGCAACGCCATCCATCTCCCCGTCGGGCTGGGGGGCGGGGACAGCTACCTGTCCCAGACCAATCAAATCGCGCGGCGCAGAGTGTTCCTACGGGAACGCACGCGCAACAAACGTATcgaggagctgctggaggagaagagaaacttCCTGCTCCGCATGAAGAGAGGGCACAGCACCTGA
- the si:dkeyp-72g9.4 gene encoding uncharacterized protein si:dkeyp-72g9.4: MRPRSSLLAKRSLLLPTISEGYEELTRSQANLSSEDYLQSICQLACPPFPPQGSASPSDVINARQKDSLNQRLSRLNAHDRRQATFDPDQREQAHGRDIGDVISARQGGKRDGNEEAVFGCHGTVDPLEYLYGYQENPAPFTCQSGSLRQRLAEARGGRRDGEWPVGQTRPHAYSFSRSCPISHHKSSCPVPTLHPPPALCTSSLPHTAPQPAPTPGESHHTQPASPEEEGRRQGGGGRQKVKQSLMSQWMSDWRGWVWREGGERASAQPVIDDM; the protein is encoded by the coding sequence ATGCGTCCTCGCTCCTCTCTGCTGGCCAAGAGAAGCCTGCTGCTGCCCACCATCTCTGAGGGCTACGAGGAGCTGACAAGGAGCCAGGCTAACCTCTCCTCTGAGGACTACCTGCAGTCCATCTGccagctggcctgcccccccttcccccctcaggGCTCCGCCTCCCCCTCTGATGTCATCAACGCGCGCCAGAAGGACTCTCTAAACCAGAGGTTGTCACGGCTCAACGCTCATGACCGGCGTCAAGCGACCTTTGACCCTGACCAGAGAGAGCAAGCTCATGGGAGAGATATCGGTGATGTCATCAGTGCTCGCCAGGGCGGGAAGAGGGATGGAAACGAAGAGGCTGTGTTTGGTTGCCATGGTACAGTGGATCCCTTGGAGTATCTCTATGGATACCAGGAAAACCCTGCCCCTTTCACCTGTCAGTCAGGGAGCCTGAGGCAGCGATTGGCTGAAGcaaggggtgggaggagggatggggagtgGCCAGTAGGACAGACACGCCCCCATGCGTACAGTTTCTCCCGCTCCTGCCCCATCTCACACCACAAGAGCAGCTGCCCcgtccccaccctccaccctccacctgctctgtgcacctcctccctgccccacacagccccccagccagcccccacCCCTGGAGAGAGCCACCACACCCAGCCCGCCAgcccagaggaagaggggaggaggcagggaggaggggggaggcagaaggTGAAGCAGTCCCTAATGTCTCAGTGGATGTCAGACTGGCGTGGCTgggtgtggagagaggggggcgagcgAGCCTCCGCGCAGCCCGTTATCGATGACATGTGA